From Passer domesticus isolate bPasDom1 chromosome 8, bPasDom1.hap1, whole genome shotgun sequence, a single genomic window includes:
- the LOC135305594 gene encoding C-type lectin domain family 2 member D-related protein-like gives MISVSLMPAAKKMVLPTAGGNPLGESGGRGMIVGRPKACAWCHPRLEFVGGFVSLRSGSTGTGTWSPERRHLELGGGSSPGCQQRGCKAAPEAELPKELSALLMGRQQGADCSRQRDASCEQEESELCSIRIDNEPQHPQEGPAAGVPHSPGAQEATWHQQGAATCERAVREDVENGFCTRDGSVREPLDPQGTSATGTEHKRDLRRLLGQWFRSHPVGTALLILLLLLLLLALGVALAVLAAAAAAAQVPVTPATPLLVLGCPRGWVGYNGVCYYLSRDYSSWEQAEERCSELGASLAILKDEEAMGLLFRLRGNGDYWLGLRRRGERLHWGDGSSYSSRVPVLGNSDCVYLAEDKFRSEFCSNERPYVCSKAQAPL, from the exons ATGATCTCCGTGAGCCTAATGCCTGCTGCCAAGAAGATGGTTCTCCCCACCGCTGGTGGCAACCCACTGGGCGAGAGTGGGGGCAGAGGAATGATAGTCGGA CGGCCAAAAGCATGCGCTTGGTGCCACCCCCGCCTCGAGTTTGTGGGCGGGTTCGTGTCACTGCGGAGCGGCAGCACTGGCACCGGCACCTGGAGCCCGGAGAGGCGGCACCTGGAGCTCGGCGGCGGCTCCAGCCCAG GGTGCCAGCAGCGCGGCTGCAAAGCAGCTCCCGAGGCCGAGCTCCCAAAGGAGCTGTCAGCACTCCTGATGGGTCGGCAGCAAGGTGCTGATTGTTCCAGGCAGAGAGATGCCAGCTGTGAGCAGGAGGAGAGTGAATTGTGCTCCATTCGTATTGACAATGAGCCCCAGCATCCCCAGGAGGGACCAGCAGCCGGGGTTCCACACTCGCCTGGGGCACAAGAAGCCACTTGGCATCAGCAGGGGGCTGCCACTTGTGAGCGTGCAGTGAGGGAAGATGTGGAGAATGGATTCTGCACCAGGGATGGGAGTGTGAGGGagcccctggatccccagggCACATCAGCAACCGGCACTGAACACAAAAGGGACCTCAGAAGATTGCTGG GTCAATGGTTCAGGAGCCATCCCGTGGGCACGGCGCTGCTgattctgctgctcctgctgctgctgctggctttgggggtggccttggctgtgctggcag cagcagcagcagcagcacaggttcCAGTGACACCTGCCACTCCGCTGTTGGTTCTGGGCTGTCCCCGTGGCTGGGTTGGCTACAATGGGGTCTGCTACTACTTGTCAAGGGAttacagcagctgggagcaggctgaggaaCGGTGCTCGGAGCTCGGGGCCTCCCTGGCCATTCTGAAGGATGAGGAGGCCATG GGTTTGCTCTTCCGCCTCCGCGGGAACGGCGATTACTGGCTCGGGCTGCGCAGACGGGGCGAGCGCCTGCACTGGGGGGAcggcagcagctacagctcccG ggttCCTGTCCTCGGCAATTCTGACTGTGTGTACCTGGCTGAGGATAAATTCAGGAGTGAGTTCTGCTCAAACGAGCGGCCGTATGTCTGCAGCAAGGCCCAGGCTCCCCTGTAA